A stretch of the Heterodontus francisci isolate sHetFra1 chromosome 10, sHetFra1.hap1, whole genome shotgun sequence genome encodes the following:
- the LOC137374604 gene encoding tRNA methyltransferase 10 homolog C-like — protein MWLRVPHLLQSFSRRYTLQVKTQVKNKVLLAWCQFMPNHRTLVLTPCVKNEEQKVSPDKLDLDMWKTVMRENATEAPKPLPSEDLGNSSLAATRELVQMWRLAGKTVPEDITDEQLSTVQELPTKSAKKKYLKYLAIKEGKKKAEKEKQKLKQGGTKHLQKEKENEEGVALKNTFLLQFWQRSFDVMYNWRAAQSMMFGQPLVFDMSYESYMARREMENTVSQLLECEGYNRRSLDPFHLHFCNLSPEGSYYKELLKRYGDAWDRLLITVTEKSYVDIFPKDKLVYLTADSPSILKTFRDDKIYIIGSIVDKSIQPGLSLANAKRLKLATARLPLDEYLKWDSGAKNLTLNQMIGILLTVKETGSWQEALKFVPKRKHEGFLPVPIEQRYCSRTKNHQNKKTVNNEPEKRASWQKSTLNSNRVAEKSSDSHKKRWWVDED, from the coding sequence ATGTGGCTCCGTGTTCCCCATCTTTTACAAAGCTTTAGTAGACGCTACACTCTACAAGTAAAGACTCAGGTGAAGAATAAAGTGCTGTTGGCCTGGTGCCAATTTATGCCAAATCACAGGACACTGGTTTTGACGCCTTGTGTAAAGAATGAAGAACAAAAAGTTAGCCCTGATAAACTAGATTTAGATATGTGGAAGACTGTCATGAGAGAAAACGCAACTGAAGCTCCCAAACCACTCCCCTCTGAAGATCTTGGGAACTCATCCCTTGCTGCTACAAGGGAACTGGTTCAAATGTGGCGACTAGCTGGGAAAACCGTGCCAGAGGACATAACTGATGAACAGCTGAGCACAGTTCAAGAACTACCCACTAAATCTGCAAAGAAAAAATATCTTAAGTACCTAGCAATCAAAGAAGGCAAAAAGAAAGCTGAAAAGGAAAAACAAAAATTAAAGCAAGGAGGAACAAAGCATCTGCAGAAGGAAAAAGAAAACGAGGAAGGAGTTGCATTAAAGAATACTTTTCTCTTACAATTCTGGCAACGGTCTTTTGACGTAATGTACAATTGGAGGGCAGCTCAGTCCATGATGTTTGGTCAGCCACTGGTATTTGATATGAGCTATGAAAGCTACATGGCCCGTCGAGAAATGGAGAACACTGTCTCTCAGCTACTGGAGTGTGAGGGGTATAACAGAAGATCTTTGGACCCATTCCACTTACATTTCTGTAACCTTAGCCCTGAGGGATCATATTATAAGGAGCTTTTGAAACGTTACGGGGATGCCTGGGATAGACTCTTGATAACAGTAACGGAAAAGTCATATGTTGACATTTTTCCCAAAGACAAGCTTGTGTATTTAACTGCAGATTCACCTTCCATATTGAAGACTTTTCGGGATGATAAAATCTACATCATTGGATCGATTGTTGATAAGTCAATTCAGCCAGGGTTGTCCCTTGCAAATGCAAAGCGTTTAAAGTTGGCAACTGCACGCCTTCCTTTGGATGAGTATTTGAAGTGGGATAGTGGTGCAAAAAACCTTACATTGAACCAAATGATCGGCATTTTGTTGACTGTGAAAGAAACTGGTAGCTGGCAAGAGGCTCTCAAGTTTGTTCCAAAAAGGAAACATGAAGGATTTTTACCAGTTCCAATAGAACAGAGATACTGCAGTCGAACCAAAAATCACCAGAACAAGAAGAcagttaacaatgaaccagaaaagAGAGCCAGTTGGCAAAAGTCAACTTTAAATTCAAATCGAGTTGCAGAAAAATCTTCAGATAGTCATAAAAAAAGATGGTGGGTGGATGAAGATTGA